The stretch of DNA TTCACTGCAGggaataaataatgttttaaacgagATGGACAATCCTGAGATGTCACTTGTGGATCCAATACATGGCCATGGAAGGtatgtatactgtatatattgtgtacgtatatatatatgtgtgtgtataggcctattatatatataatacaaagttatatatatatcgtatatatatattgttccTTTGATTCTAAAATAGTGTTGTTACTGCTCATCTGGTAATTAAAGCACTAACTTAATTGTAACATTTCATCTGCCTGTCACTTCACAAACCTTAAACAGATTAACTTTATATACcggatataaaataaaagcaccGGTTTACATTATGCCCGAGCTGAGCACAACAGAGTCTTAATTTCCAATTCTTTAACTTAAGTCTGACACCGTTTAAAACGagtgtattatatattatgattatctgtttgtatttttcaagTCAGAATTTAATCAATTTGATGATTTGCGGACAAGCGGTGTCGAATGTGTTTGACGGGGATCGGGACGTGGCTGGTCTAAGTGAGTTCAcgtttcattcattttgattttaatattcgAGTTGTCACATTATGGCATAAGGGTTGGCTAGCTGCCTTTGAAACCATAAAACACAGTAGGGTTTAGACTTAATGTTGCTGAGTGGGcttgtgtaaatatttaaaagaaattgctccaacccagtggttgctATTAAGTTGTTCAAACTTTCAGTGTCATAGAATAAAAGATGACCCACACGGTTGCATAACATCTCATAATTCGGCACGGGTTGTATGAAATAGGAAAGTAACGTTAGATAACTTAAAGTTGTCCTACTATACAGTAATGTGCCTCCCTTAACTAAGagataaaaaaactgtatatcTGCTGGTTTGAACTGTTGAGCTGTACAGTAATGAGCTTTAACTCATAAgcacaaaaatataaagtaaaaccCCCCACTGGTTTACACCATGCTTATATTTTCCAGAACTCCGAGGAATCACGAACCAAGTCAAGATCGGTTTCCTCACCTTGCTTGAACAACTTCGTTATCTAAAAGTTGGAAATCTACTTAAGCGTCCCGTGTTCCCCATATGGTTGGTTGGTAGTGAGACCCATCTTTCCCTCGTGTATTCACTCGATACAACATTAGTAGCTGAAGACACCGCGCTACAAAAAGCACACAAGGTGTTTGATAAGTTTGACCCAGAAGGTGGGTGAAATATAcgatgtaaataaatattcaaagtcctatttttataatgttgtgGCTTGGGTGCAGTAGCTTACTGGTTTCTTGCATTGTAACTATCACAAGACCATTACCGTGTTTTaagaactgttgttttccttttcatcataaataaatataagttaaatataacatgttatgtttgtatttacagACAATGGGTTTATCCCATGTGATTTACTCAAAGATATGATGGAAGAATTGGAGTTGGTGTGCGACCCAGAGTAGTAAGTGTTTACTACGGCtcatattgtatattattgtaacttatttattcttgtgtagCGGGGCAATCACAGTTTTATAACcaaggtgttctgtttcatacacctcgtgcttgcttacaagttaccacgtgtcTAACTTTTTGTGTGATAGTTTTTCTGTATGGATGACAATCTAAACAAACCATTAATGACAATCGGGagcttttttttttttttggaaagcTAAAAGACGTTAATTCCTGGCACAAGACATAATACACATGTATTGTATTCTATGGATCACCTGGTGTTTATGTCATAACATACATTTTTGATCACCACAGTGTTAAGATAATGATTGGGAATCTTGACCCCGAGGAGCTTGGCGTCGTCATCCGGACAAAATTCTTCCAAGAGTTTTATAATAACGAGGTTGCCGTTTTAcgtaatgtttaaaaagtgaaatgtAAACCAAGCATTTTTAGACAGAAGCAAAACCGCTCAATTTCAATCTCTTGCATTACAATGGTCTCACGCAATCGTCAAGTGACGGCAAGGTTAGTGAATGGATGGTTTATCAATTGCTAAataatatcttttattattttaattaatctattATTCTTTACTGTATTGAAGAGGTTAAATATTGTAAGCCAGATTTGGcgcattaccccaacacccagcaGTTCTTATGTAAGTCGTTCATGCGACCAGTTTAGTCAAGTCCCCAACTCcatctattttttattagatcattaaaaatatgacAACAACTTTTGTAGGTTCGGTTTCGGCGTGGAACTGCCCGTCAGATAGACTGGCAAGAAGGATGCACGAAAAGCCACGACTCGCAGATAGAGAGTTGTTTACATACACGTTGGCCGGGACTTTGGATAAGCTGGGACGATGGGAAAGCCCCTTCGTTAAACTAAAGTTCCACGTTCCGCATGTGTTATTACCCGCTAATATGTTGTTGATGGTCAACAGCGAACGTGCATGTTTGCTTCCAATCTTCACTGCATATTTAAACATCTCTTTCGTTCATTATCTTTAACAAGTTCATCTGTTGAAAGTGACTTCTGCATGGTTGCCACTTCACAGGAAAGGTCGGAGCAGATAACGACTGTTTCTGGTTAATGTTTTCAATAGAGTAGgattgggtaagatggttcagtTCTATGTAGGTGATGCGatacgacagttgttataacacgggtgttctgtttcatacacctcgtgccgcttacaagctaccacgtttgtaatttatttatccttgctggcggggcaatgacagtcgttataacacaggtgttctgtttcatacacctcatgcctgtttacaagttaccacgtatgtaacttatttatcctcgcatggcggggcaacgacagttgttataacacaggtgttctgtttcatacacctcgtgcccgcttacttgttaaacaactaacaaacgtacatgggagttgtgagaacacggttttaaaattctttgagtgttctacGTTTACTACAaaggggacgagaaaatagaatagaaagctgacccatattaccccaccctaaaGTTGGTAATGTTAGGAGAGGCTAACAGTGGTATAagactgtggggtaagttgggtaggcttacaaataatattccctaatcgtgttttaagcattCAACAACtttcttttagagtcgtggggattTTATTATTGATAGAACgaacaatccattagtgaccactaggttgaagaaattgccgttaagtgtcttgccaatgACACACATAcgcttacaatggtagcagcgtttaGCTTTGAACCCGTAACCCCTTGGTTGGAGAGACTTTGCAACGCCGCCATACTAAGATTAATTGCAAACTACCTATCTTTTGTTTGCTGATTTAAGCGTGATTTTCGGGAGTATACTAGGAATTAgagacgggatacctttagcacataatatccaaacatcctgatcgtgttttaaacaattaacgacggtctatgggagttgtgagaacacggttttataattttttgaattttctttgcttactaacaaatgagacgagaaaatagaattaaaggtgtcccatcttccccatcctattaTATCATATCTTTATGAGaagacaacaattcaaaaata from Ciona intestinalis unplaced genomic scaffold, KH HT000119.2, whole genome shotgun sequence encodes:
- the LOC100179044 gene encoding ubiquitin carboxyl-terminal hydrolase MINDY-3 isoform X1; the encoded protein is MDSPENELDKKLLALVWGENMSDTIFQRWSQGFEWSPDEKCALVQHAGGPCAVIAPMQGFLLKNILFKIDGNENLPSLTNQDMSNISDAQRTDFFVDALCEVLTQFETERWVICKQSLHGKATKNQEQELLRNEESSSRTEILEDVENLSLCLFHRSIRLTHCTSKEMLKSNIKENISEFYSSFGVVKLLYSIILSKGINNVLNEMDNPEMSLVDPIHGHGSQNLINLMICGQAVSNVFDGDRDVAGLKLRGITNQVKIGFLTLLEQLRYLKVGNLLKRPVFPIWLVGSETHLSLVYSLDTTLVAEDTALQKAHKVFDKFDPEDNGFIPCDLLKDMMEELELVCDPEYVKIMIGNLDPEELGVVIRTKFFQEFYNNETEAKPLNFNLLHYNGLTQSSSDGKVRFRRGTARQIDWQEGCTKSHDSQIESCLHTRWPGLWISWDDGKAPSLN
- the LOC100179044 gene encoding ubiquitin carboxyl-terminal hydrolase MINDY-3 isoform X2; this translates as MDSPENELDKKLLALVWGENMSDTIFQRWSQGFEWSPDEKCALVQHAGGPCAVIAPMQGFLLKNILFKIDGNENLPSLTNQDMSNISDAQRTDFFVDALCEVLTQFETERWVICKQSLHGKATKNQEQELLRNEESSSRTEILEDVENLSLCLFHRSIRLTHCTSKEMLKSNIKENISEFYSSFGVVKLLYSIILSKGINNVLNEMDNPEMSLVDPIHGHGSQNLINLMICGQAVSNVFDGDRDVAGLKLRGITNQVKIGFLTLLEQLRYLKVGNLLKRPVFPIWLVGSETHLSLVYSLDTTLVAEDTALQKAHKVFDKFDPEDNGFIPCDLLKDMMEELELVCDPEYVKIMIGNLDPEELGVVIRTKFFQEFYNNEKQNRSISISCITMVSRNRQVTARFGFGVELPVR